From the genome of Methylomonas sp. UP202, one region includes:
- a CDS encoding DUF2383 domain-containing protein, protein MSDIQSINRLLQNELSALETYQQALDRFRKDTALGECDFLMSTFQEHKAAVCSLRGKIKQLGGTPTQDSGPWGAWAKIIMACATLLGKQASLKVLREGELTGTEDYEKALQDHGLHPDIRVLIANSLLPAQQRHMRALDSLLEAAMA, encoded by the coding sequence ATGTCTGATATTCAATCCATCAATCGTTTGTTACAGAATGAATTGTCCGCGCTGGAAACCTATCAACAAGCCCTGGATAGATTTCGCAAGGACACCGCGCTGGGGGAATGCGATTTTTTAATGTCTACTTTTCAGGAACATAAAGCCGCGGTTTGCAGTCTGCGGGGGAAAATCAAACAACTCGGCGGCACGCCAACCCAAGACTCGGGGCCGTGGGGAGCTTGGGCGAAAATAATCATGGCTTGCGCTACTTTGTTGGGCAAGCAAGCCTCGCTAAAGGTTTTGCGCGAAGGCGAATTAACCGGCACGGAAGACTACGAAAAAGCCTTGCAGGATCATGGTCTACACCCCGATATTCGCGTCCTGATAGCAAACAGTCTATTGCCCGCTCAACAACGGCATATGCGCGCCTTGGACAGTCTATTGGAAGCGGCGATGGCTTAA